Proteins from a single region of Nitrososphaerota archaeon:
- a CDS encoding CBS domain-containing protein, whose translation MIYVRDVMTRDVKTIDSRSTILDAAKAMAKWRIGALVVTEGAKPVGIVTEGDISRSVADGVDPSTALGKFGTKRLLTVSQDEKVEVAAKMMSDARVKKLPVMEKGALVGIITQTDIVGSSFSLVTSLKEMVEARYRPPDFEM comes from the coding sequence ATGATCTACGTGAGAGACGTGATGACGAGGGACGTCAAGACCATCGACTCGCGCTCCACAATACTGGACGCAGCGAAGGCGATGGCGAAATGGAGGATAGGCGCCCTCGTGGTCACCGAGGGGGCCAAGCCCGTAGGGATAGTGACCGAGGGGGACATCTCTAGAAGCGTCGCCGACGGCGTGGATCCGTCCACCGCCCTGGGGAAGTTTGGGACGAAGAGGCTGCTGACTGTGTCCCAGGACGAGAAGGTCGAGGTGGCAGCGAAGATGATGTCAGACGCGAGGGTCAAGAAGCTCCCGGTTATGGAAAAGGGTGCCCTCGTCGGGATCATCACGCAGACGGACATCGTGGGCTCCAGCTTCTCGCTGGTCACCTCGCTGAAAGAGATGGTGGAGGCCCGTTACCGGCCTCCTGACTTCGAGATGTGA
- a CDS encoding NAD(P)-dependent oxidoreductase, giving the protein MNLLVGATGFVGGHLVEYLFQQGEISKGVFRKGSHLKIMDLNGVQGIEADLADHHALHEAMEGADTVYNLASPMPGEADGFQKTSTEGLLNLLEVASEAKAKAFVHLSTLDVYGFAAGQIGPSTPLRPSGEYQKSKAEAERLLQDFAKRSGTPRVTIIRAARALGSRDESLVVPLLKMVGGGKVIVPKGEQMSYTHPRDIAKAMYGAAIGNPQTGNVYSVKSFEATPEELAGALASALGKETQIKKEGLFTGGSLPRYTSDQLKASLRIAVQPSWKDISYAPDYTLKGACEEISAWYRKEPWVTESA; this is encoded by the coding sequence TTGAACCTACTGGTAGGAGCGACCGGTTTCGTCGGCGGGCACCTGGTCGAGTACCTGTTCCAGCAGGGGGAGATCTCGAAAGGCGTGTTCCGGAAGGGGTCCCATCTCAAGATAATGGACCTGAACGGGGTGCAGGGGATAGAGGCCGACCTCGCAGACCACCACGCCCTCCACGAAGCCATGGAAGGAGCGGACACGGTCTACAATCTCGCGTCGCCCATGCCCGGCGAGGCAGACGGGTTCCAGAAGACGAGCACGGAAGGGCTTCTGAACCTCCTGGAAGTCGCTTCAGAGGCGAAGGCCAAAGCTTTCGTGCACCTGAGCACCCTGGACGTCTACGGCTTCGCTGCGGGGCAGATCGGCCCTTCGACACCACTCCGTCCTTCAGGAGAGTATCAAAAGTCAAAAGCGGAGGCCGAGCGCCTTCTCCAGGACTTCGCAAAACGGAGCGGCACGCCGAGGGTGACGATAATCAGGGCCGCTAGGGCCCTAGGCTCAAGGGACGAGTCGCTCGTAGTCCCATTGCTGAAGATGGTCGGCGGCGGAAAGGTCATAGTGCCGAAGGGGGAGCAGATGTCGTACACGCATCCCAGGGACATCGCCAAGGCGATGTACGGAGCGGCCATCGGAAACCCCCAGACAGGGAACGTCTATTCTGTGAAGTCGTTCGAAGCCACCCCCGAGGAGCTGGCAGGTGCCCTTGCCTCGGCCTTGGGGAAGGAGACCCAGATCAAGAAGGAGGGGTTGTTCACAGGGGGCTCGCTCCCCCGATACACGTCGGATCAGCTGAAGGCGTCGCTCCGCATAGCCGTCCAGCCGTCCTGGAAAGATATCAGCTACGCCCCTGACTACACTCTGAAGGGCGCCTGCGAGGAGATATCGGCCTGGTACAGAAAGGAACCCTGGGTGACAGAGAGCGCCTAG
- a CDS encoding universal stress protein, producing MANNAGFKLIVVAFDGSDDSATAVQLAASVAKKYGAGLVVAHVYNSPAMALAGGPGMPMPDYSALETAAKDTGRSVLSRGVQLAAQAGVKAGGELIEASSVVEALVGFASDQDADLLVVGTRGMTGFKKLVVGSVSSGLVSHAHCPVLVVR from the coding sequence ATGGCGAACAACGCGGGGTTCAAGCTGATAGTCGTCGCCTTCGACGGCTCGGATGACTCGGCGACCGCGGTGCAGCTGGCTGCCTCGGTGGCAAAGAAGTATGGTGCCGGACTCGTAGTCGCCCACGTGTACAACTCTCCTGCCATGGCGCTCGCCGGCGGGCCCGGGATGCCGATGCCCGACTACTCAGCGCTGGAGACGGCGGCGAAGGACACAGGTCGGTCGGTCCTGTCTCGCGGCGTCCAGCTGGCGGCCCAAGCGGGGGTGAAGGCAGGCGGAGAGCTCATAGAAGCCTCGTCCGTGGTCGAGGCGCTAGTGGGGTTCGCATCTGACCAGGATGCCGACCTTCTGGTCGTGGGGACCAGGGGGATGACAGGGTTCAAGAAGCTCGTGGTCGGGAGCGTGTCATCGGGGCTCGTCAGCCACGCCCACTGCCCGGTCCTGGTGGTGAGGTGA